A stretch of Apis cerana isolate GH-2021 linkage group LG1, AcerK_1.0, whole genome shotgun sequence DNA encodes these proteins:
- the LOC107992813 gene encoding oxidized purine nucleoside triphosphate hydrolase-like: MSVRKAFSLVFIRKSTEILLGLKKRGFGKDKWNGFGGKIEPGESILHGAMRELKEECGLSAQELRKIGILEFEFEENEVLLEVHVFETYKYYGEIIESEEMRPKWYNLKDIPFKEMWPDDEYWFPYMLRGQFFKGYFLYRGQDLILKYNIETMEELPSLDHIS, encoded by the exons atgtcTGTAAGAAAAGCTTTTTCATtagtttttattagaaaatcaacagaaattttattggGTTTAAAAAAACGAGGATTCGGAAAAGATAAATGGAATGGTTTTGGCGGCAAAATAGAACCAGGAGAATCAATTTTACATGGAGCCATgcg cgaattaaaagaagaatgtGGTTTATCTGCACAAGAactaagaaaaattggaattctagaatttgaatttgaagaaaatgaagTTCTATTAGAAGTTCATGTTtttgaaacatataaatattatggagAGATTATAGAATCTGaag aAATGCGACCAAAATGgtataatttgaaagatattcCTTTTAAAGAAATGTGGCCGGATGATGAATATTGGTTTCCTTATATGTTACGAGGGCAATTTTTTAAGGGATATTTTTTGTACAGAGGTCAAGACctaattctgaaatataacATTGAAACTATGGAAGAACTACCATCTTTAGatcatatttcttaa